One window from the genome of Phycisphaerales bacterium encodes:
- a CDS encoding NAD-dependent epimerase/dehydratase family protein encodes MHQTRREFLVTASAASAAALLGLGPWTQHAFATGKVAKQLKILFLGGTGMLGPHVIKILLDRGHEVTLFNRGNRDEMFPDLEFIQGNRIVDVEPGLKPLQDEVDKGRRWDAVIDTASVHAWVENSAKLLKDSADHYTYISSLSVYADNSRVGLDEEDAVATMPDDVADGITALPYDMTYYGAVKARSEDAARRHFPGKALVHRPGLLVGPRDFTHRFTYWPYRVREGGEVLAPGEPDHGLQFIDVRDLAAFMVLGIEQGTTGTFNVNGPVGGGMTIGKLLDTCKKATGSDATYTYAEGDWLAGQGVNPWAQMPVWIPPGPEMIGFHTRDLSKAAAAGLTTRPLEATIADTLTWFDEEYMPMWTQAMADRGETDATFGFGGNRPGITREQEAELLAMWKARGEAGEQNDG; translated from the coding sequence ATGCACCAGACCCGTCGAGAGTTTCTCGTGACCGCCTCGGCCGCCAGCGCCGCCGCCCTGCTCGGGCTCGGCCCGTGGACGCAGCACGCGTTCGCCACCGGCAAGGTCGCCAAGCAGCTCAAGATTCTGTTCCTCGGCGGCACGGGCATGCTCGGGCCGCACGTGATCAAGATCCTGCTCGACCGCGGACACGAGGTCACGCTCTTCAACCGCGGCAACCGCGACGAGATGTTCCCCGACCTCGAGTTCATCCAGGGCAACCGCATCGTCGACGTCGAGCCCGGGCTCAAGCCCCTGCAAGACGAGGTTGACAAGGGACGCCGGTGGGACGCGGTCATCGATACCGCCAGCGTGCACGCGTGGGTCGAGAACAGCGCGAAGCTTCTGAAGGACAGCGCCGACCACTACACCTACATCTCGTCGCTGAGCGTCTACGCCGACAACAGCCGGGTCGGCCTCGATGAAGAAGACGCCGTGGCGACCATGCCCGATGACGTCGCCGACGGCATCACCGCCCTGCCCTACGACATGACGTACTACGGCGCTGTCAAGGCGCGCAGCGAGGACGCGGCTCGACGCCACTTCCCCGGCAAGGCGCTCGTCCATCGCCCCGGCCTCTTGGTCGGCCCGCGAGACTTCACGCATCGCTTCACGTACTGGCCCTACCGCGTGCGCGAGGGCGGCGAGGTGCTGGCGCCCGGCGAGCCCGATCACGGCCTGCAGTTCATCGACGTGCGAGACCTCGCCGCGTTCATGGTGCTGGGCATCGAGCAGGGAACGACGGGCACCTTCAACGTCAACGGCCCGGTCGGCGGCGGCATGACGATCGGCAAGCTGCTCGACACCTGCAAGAAGGCCACCGGCAGTGACGCGACGTACACCTATGCCGAGGGTGACTGGCTCGCGGGCCAGGGCGTGAACCCGTGGGCGCAGATGCCCGTGTGGATCCCGCCGGGCCCAGAGATGATCGGCTTCCACACGCGCGACCTGTCGAAGGCGGCGGCCGCCGGGCTGACGACGCGGCCGCTGGAGGCGACCATCGCCGACACGCTCACGTGGTTCGACGAGGAGTACATGCCCATGTGGACCCAGGCGATGGCCGACCGCGGTGAGACCGACGCCACGTTCGGCTTCGGCGGCAACCGCCCGGGCATCACGCGTGAGCAAGAGGCCGAGCTGCTGGCGATGTGGAAGGCCCGCGGCGAGGCCGGCGAGCAGAACGACGGCTAG